From a region of the Corallococcus coralloides DSM 2259 genome:
- the dnaA gene encoding chromosomal replication initiator protein DnaA — protein sequence MNALAQAPSPSLPSAGVIWTRTLEAIRQEGLHYALTWLERMRPMEVRENALVLGVPDRFFRDWVDDHYRAMLETHLARLEPSLGRVAYEVVVGPPPSSADLPPAPTVKVNSLRPARLNPRFTFDTYVVADSNQLPAAAAQAVAHRPGHNYNPLYIYGGTGLGKTHLLQAVGNHIWEKDPTQRIVYLSSEQFTNEYVESVREHRMTDFRRKFREECDVLLIDDIQFLGKREETQKEFFYTFETLFGLNKAIVLTSDMVPAEVPGMEDRLRSRFAMGLMADIREPTYETRVAILQKKAEQEGLNLPDPVAHFIAKHVQKNVRELEGALVKLSAMHSLTRQPVTEEFASQVLRDILPAQRTVDVEAIQREVARFYKVTVEALKEDRRHKALAHARQVAMYLSRKLTKSSFPEIASRFNKDHSTVISAVRKVEGLRETDAAVHRDLSELETKLGGM from the coding sequence GTGAACGCCCTCGCCCAAGCCCCTTCGCCTTCGCTTCCCAGTGCCGGCGTCATCTGGACCCGCACGCTGGAAGCCATCCGTCAGGAGGGGCTGCACTACGCCCTCACCTGGCTGGAGCGGATGCGCCCCATGGAGGTGCGCGAGAACGCCCTGGTCCTGGGCGTGCCAGACCGCTTCTTCCGCGACTGGGTGGATGACCACTACCGCGCCATGCTGGAGACGCACCTGGCCCGGCTGGAGCCGTCCCTGGGCCGCGTCGCCTATGAGGTCGTCGTCGGCCCCCCGCCGTCGTCCGCGGACCTGCCGCCCGCGCCCACCGTCAAGGTGAACTCGCTGCGGCCCGCGCGGCTCAACCCGCGCTTCACCTTCGACACCTACGTCGTCGCGGACAGCAACCAGCTCCCCGCCGCCGCCGCGCAGGCCGTGGCCCACCGGCCGGGCCACAACTACAACCCGCTCTACATCTACGGCGGCACGGGCCTGGGCAAGACGCACCTGCTCCAGGCGGTGGGCAATCACATCTGGGAGAAGGACCCCACCCAGCGCATCGTCTACCTCTCCAGCGAGCAGTTCACGAACGAGTACGTGGAGAGCGTGCGCGAGCACCGCATGACGGACTTCCGCCGGAAGTTCCGTGAAGAGTGCGACGTGCTGCTCATCGACGACATCCAGTTCCTGGGCAAGCGCGAGGAGACGCAGAAGGAGTTCTTCTACACCTTCGAGACGCTCTTCGGCCTCAACAAGGCCATCGTGCTCACCAGCGACATGGTGCCCGCGGAAGTGCCCGGCATGGAGGACCGCCTGCGCAGCCGCTTCGCCATGGGCCTGATGGCGGACATCCGCGAGCCCACCTACGAGACGCGCGTCGCCATCCTCCAGAAGAAGGCGGAGCAGGAGGGCCTCAACCTCCCGGACCCCGTGGCGCACTTCATCGCGAAGCACGTGCAGAAGAACGTGCGCGAACTGGAAGGCGCGCTCGTGAAGCTGTCCGCGATGCACAGCCTCACCCGGCAGCCGGTGACGGAGGAGTTCGCGTCCCAGGTGCTGCGCGACATCCTGCCCGCGCAGCGCACCGTGGACGTGGAGGCCATCCAGCGCGAGGTCGCCCGCTTCTACAAGGTGACGGTCGAAGCGCTGAAGGAGGACCGGCGCCACAAGGCGCTCGCGCACGCGCGCCAGGTGGCCATGTACCTGAGCCGCAAGCTGACGAAGAGCTCCTTCCCGGAGATCGCCTCGCGCTTCAACAAGGACCACTCCACCGTCATCTCCGCCGTGCGCAAGGTCGAAGGCCTGCGCGAGACGGACGCGGCCGTGCACCGCGACCTGTCGGAGCTGGAGACGAAGCTCGGCGGCATGTAG
- a CDS encoding CBS domain-containing protein — protein sequence MATQRVSDVMTSDVEVVRPSDSLRMAAEKMRLLNVGPIPVCDGDQLVGIVTDRDIVIRAVAQGLDAERTQVAQAMTRGVEFVYDDDDLTQAAQKMRASQIRRILVLNRAKRLVGILSLGDVSAELSDQESGRTLEEVSAPSQPAQP from the coding sequence ATGGCAACGCAACGAGTGAGCGACGTAATGACATCCGACGTGGAGGTCGTCCGCCCGTCTGATTCCCTGAGGATGGCCGCGGAGAAGATGCGCCTGCTGAACGTGGGCCCCATCCCCGTGTGTGACGGCGACCAGCTGGTGGGCATCGTCACGGACCGGGACATCGTCATCCGCGCGGTGGCGCAGGGACTGGACGCAGAGCGCACCCAGGTGGCCCAGGCGATGACCCGGGGCGTGGAGTTCGTCTACGACGACGACGACCTCACCCAGGCAGCCCAGAAGATGAGGGCTTCGCAGATCCGCCGCATCCTGGTGTTGAACCGGGCCAAGCGGCTGGTGGGCATCCTCTCGCTGGGAGACGTCTCGGCGGAGCTCAGCGACCAGGAGAGCGGCAGGACGCTGGAAGAGGTCTCCGCCCCGTCACAGCCGGCACAACCCTGA
- a CDS encoding M16 family metallopeptidase, whose protein sequence is MKALAAAALFVGLPALAQTPEAKPLEPGRENLAIPYEKYTLPNGLEVILSVDRKLPVVAVNIWYHVGAYDETPGRTGFAHLFEHMMFQGSKHVPDDVHIGLLEQAGATDLNGTTSFDRTNYYETVPSNLLETALWLESDRMGFLLDSLTEKSLQTQKEVVKNERRQGVETAPYGEAQEKAWQALFPAPHPYSGNVIGSMKDLDAATVDDVKAFFRKWYAPANATLAIVGDFDPAKAKALVEKYFATLPSGPKPQRPDVKPVKVTRETVIRHDEKVATLPLLTMSWLTAPYLKPGDATADVLATALGTGRASRLFRRLVLDKQLAQTVEAVQQSQGAQSVFSIEAVARPGVTTDQLKKEIDAVLDEVRKDGVTQEEIVRARTRYDTRQLAGLQAVGGSGSKSDTLQSYNQFVGEPSYVAQDLARYQDVTPDAVKQFANDVLRPDARVVLHAVPSAGKAAPSSAPGKEAR, encoded by the coding sequence TTGAAGGCCCTCGCCGCAGCGGCCCTGTTCGTGGGGCTTCCGGCGCTCGCACAGACCCCCGAGGCGAAGCCGCTGGAGCCCGGCCGCGAAAACCTGGCCATCCCGTATGAGAAGTACACGCTGCCCAACGGCCTGGAGGTCATCCTCTCCGTGGACCGCAAGCTGCCCGTGGTGGCCGTCAACATCTGGTACCACGTGGGCGCCTACGACGAGACGCCGGGCCGCACCGGGTTCGCGCACCTCTTCGAGCACATGATGTTCCAGGGCTCCAAGCATGTGCCGGACGACGTGCACATCGGCCTCTTGGAGCAGGCGGGCGCCACGGACCTCAACGGCACCACCAGCTTCGACCGCACCAACTACTACGAGACCGTGCCCAGCAACCTGCTGGAGACGGCGCTGTGGTTGGAGAGCGACCGCATGGGCTTCCTGCTGGACTCGCTCACGGAGAAGAGCCTCCAGACGCAGAAGGAGGTCGTGAAGAACGAGCGCCGCCAGGGCGTGGAGACGGCGCCCTACGGCGAGGCGCAGGAGAAGGCGTGGCAGGCGCTGTTCCCCGCGCCGCACCCGTACTCCGGCAACGTGATTGGGTCCATGAAGGACCTGGACGCGGCCACGGTGGATGACGTGAAGGCGTTCTTCCGCAAGTGGTACGCGCCCGCCAACGCGACGCTCGCCATCGTGGGCGACTTCGACCCCGCGAAGGCCAAGGCGCTGGTGGAGAAGTACTTCGCCACGCTGCCCTCGGGGCCCAAGCCCCAGCGTCCGGACGTGAAGCCCGTGAAGGTCACGCGCGAGACGGTCATCCGCCACGACGAGAAGGTGGCCACGCTGCCCCTGCTCACCATGTCCTGGCTCACCGCCCCGTACCTGAAGCCCGGAGATGCGACGGCGGACGTGCTGGCCACCGCGCTGGGCACGGGCCGCGCGAGCCGCCTGTTCCGCCGGCTGGTGCTGGACAAGCAACTGGCGCAGACCGTGGAGGCCGTGCAGCAGAGCCAGGGCGCGCAGTCCGTCTTCTCCATCGAGGCGGTGGCCCGGCCCGGCGTCACCACGGACCAGTTGAAGAAGGAGATCGACGCGGTGCTGGACGAGGTCCGCAAGGACGGCGTCACGCAGGAGGAGATCGTCCGCGCGCGCACCCGCTATGACACGCGGCAGCTGGCGGGTCTGCAGGCGGTGGGCGGCTCCGGCAGCAAGTCCGACACGCTCCAGAGCTACAACCAGTTCGTGGGCGAGCCCAGCTACGTCGCGCAGGACCTGGCGCGCTACCAGGACGTTACCCCCGACGCGGTGAAGCAGTTCGCCAACGACGTGCTGCGCCCCGACGCGCGCGTCGTGCTCCACGCGGTGCCATCCGCCGGCAAGGCCGCGCCGTCTTCCGCTCCGGGCAAGGAGGCCCGCTAG
- a CDS encoding M16 family metallopeptidase, giving the protein MHRRILTALLTLSVAGCATTKPAETPAETAPAAQPQTQTPAADAEAFREQQPKPGKPPELVLPTFEQAKLDNGLTVIVSTRKELPLVFVGIAFAAGVSQEPAAKLGIADLSYRMLLEGAGKRDTVALDNAFADLGVSPALSVDPDGAFVGARVLTTNVDAAMSLLSDVVLRPTFDAKAFERRKKQQLGELVRRMGDPNFLAQQAYYQAVFGADHPYGHTSGGTPKTVESLTLADAKNFYTKNTGPRAAALIMTGDVTLQQAVEWGKKYFGGWKGGAVAPKPPPAPPAPPRQQVRVVPKPGLEQTVVLVGRPGLASGHPDEYPLELATTVFGGFFGSRLNMNIREDKGYSYGANASLGTRLGVGPLTAYAAVRRDVTGPALNEFIKELAGIKSNPITEKELAAAREGLIRAFPGAFETVEGLGGSAAQLYFHRRPMDEFKRTVEGLENASAAEVQRVAESYLDPANMQVVLVGDPLVIQEQVTPLNLGKLTLVETPASESPAPK; this is encoded by the coding sequence ATGCACCGCCGAATCCTCACTGCCCTCCTCACGCTGTCCGTCGCCGGCTGCGCCACCACGAAGCCCGCGGAGACGCCGGCTGAAACGGCGCCGGCCGCGCAGCCGCAAACCCAGACACCCGCTGCGGACGCGGAGGCGTTCCGCGAGCAGCAGCCCAAGCCCGGCAAGCCGCCGGAGCTGGTGCTGCCCACCTTCGAGCAGGCGAAGCTGGACAACGGCCTCACCGTCATCGTCAGCACGCGCAAGGAATTGCCGCTGGTGTTCGTGGGCATCGCCTTCGCCGCGGGCGTGTCGCAGGAGCCCGCCGCGAAGCTGGGCATCGCGGATCTGTCCTACCGGATGCTGCTGGAGGGCGCGGGCAAGCGCGACACGGTGGCGCTGGACAACGCGTTCGCGGACCTGGGCGTGTCGCCCGCGCTGTCGGTGGACCCGGACGGCGCCTTCGTGGGCGCGCGCGTGCTCACCACCAACGTGGACGCGGCGATGAGCCTGCTGTCGGACGTCGTCCTGCGGCCCACCTTCGACGCGAAGGCCTTCGAGCGGCGCAAGAAGCAGCAGCTGGGTGAGCTGGTGCGCCGCATGGGCGACCCGAACTTCCTGGCGCAGCAGGCCTACTACCAGGCCGTGTTCGGCGCGGACCACCCGTACGGCCATACGTCCGGCGGTACGCCGAAGACGGTGGAGTCGCTCACGCTGGCGGACGCGAAGAACTTCTACACGAAGAACACGGGCCCTCGCGCCGCCGCGCTCATCATGACCGGCGACGTGACGCTCCAGCAGGCGGTGGAGTGGGGGAAGAAGTACTTCGGCGGGTGGAAGGGTGGGGCCGTGGCGCCCAAGCCGCCGCCCGCGCCGCCCGCGCCGCCGCGTCAGCAGGTGCGCGTGGTGCCCAAGCCGGGCCTGGAGCAGACGGTGGTGCTGGTGGGGCGTCCCGGCCTCGCCTCGGGCCACCCGGACGAGTACCCGCTGGAGCTGGCGACCACGGTGTTCGGCGGCTTCTTCGGCAGCCGGCTCAACATGAACATCCGCGAGGACAAGGGCTACAGCTACGGCGCCAACGCGAGCCTGGGCACGCGCCTGGGCGTGGGACCGCTCACCGCGTACGCGGCCGTGCGGCGCGACGTGACGGGCCCGGCGCTCAACGAGTTCATCAAGGAGCTGGCCGGCATCAAGTCCAACCCCATCACGGAGAAGGAGCTGGCGGCCGCGCGCGAAGGCCTCATCCGCGCGTTCCCGGGCGCCTTCGAGACGGTGGAGGGCCTGGGCGGCAGCGCCGCGCAGCTCTACTTCCACCGCCGGCCGATGGATGAGTTCAAGCGCACCGTGGAGGGACTGGAGAACGCCAGCGCCGCGGAGGTGCAGCGCGTGGCCGAGTCCTACCTGGACCCCGCCAACATGCAGGTGGTGCTCGTGGGCGACCCGCTGGTCATCCAGGAGCAGGTGACGCCGCTCAACCTGGGCAAGCTCACGCTGGTGGAGACGCCGGCGTCGGAGTCACCTGCGCCCAAGTAG